Proteins encoded in a region of the Bacillus horti genome:
- a CDS encoding Msr family ABC-F type ribosomal protection protein, which yields MNRLIKAKEIYVEYAGREILDIDKLEFYSYDRIGLVGANGAGKSTLLKVLLGEVILSGGKIVRDGHVSYLPQLEDEKMDEFMDYALMGKLKITQNDVNTKSGGEETRMKIAQALSSDAHAIFADEPTSHLDREGIDFLINQFNYYSGGLLIISHDRYFLDQVVDKIWELKDGEITEYWGGYSDYLAQKDEERHIQSAQYKQYTSERNRLEKAIEEKKTKAQRMDQKAKGSSKKNKSEGGGRLAHQKTVGSKQKKLHNAAKNMEHRIEALGDVTPPEDLRSVQFRQSKALELHNPYPIMGREISKKLGDKDIFEGASFQFPLGAKIAITGANGAGKTTLFRLILEGDEGITLSPKVKIGYFAQNAYKYRQDQSVMEFMLESSDYHASEILSALVSMGFSHQDGKKKLANLSGGEMIKLQLTKILLGQYNILLLDEPSNFLDLMVIEALENMMKEYKGTIIFITHDARLVDHVADVVFEIKDKQILRKR from the coding sequence ATGAATAGATTAATTAAAGCCAAAGAAATTTATGTTGAATATGCAGGACGAGAGATATTGGATATCGATAAACTAGAATTCTATAGCTATGATCGGATTGGTTTAGTTGGAGCAAATGGGGCAGGAAAGAGTACTTTATTAAAGGTATTATTGGGTGAAGTAATACTTTCAGGTGGAAAGATTGTTCGAGACGGTCATGTTTCCTATCTTCCTCAGCTTGAGGATGAAAAAATGGATGAGTTTATGGACTATGCTTTAATGGGGAAATTAAAAATTACTCAAAATGATGTAAACACCAAAAGCGGCGGAGAAGAAACGCGAATGAAAATTGCACAGGCTTTATCGAGCGATGCTCATGCTATTTTTGCTGATGAACCTACAAGCCATCTTGATCGAGAAGGAATAGATTTCTTAATAAACCAATTCAACTATTATTCTGGAGGCTTACTTATCATAAGTCATGACCGCTATTTTCTTGATCAGGTAGTGGACAAGATTTGGGAGCTGAAGGATGGAGAAATTACAGAGTATTGGGGAGGCTATTCCGATTATCTAGCACAAAAGGATGAGGAGAGGCACATTCAATCTGCGCAATATAAACAATATACCTCAGAGCGTAATCGGCTAGAAAAAGCTATCGAGGAGAAGAAGACTAAAGCCCAAAGGATGGATCAAAAAGCTAAAGGCTCCTCCAAGAAGAATAAGTCTGAAGGTGGAGGAAGACTCGCTCATCAGAAGACAGTTGGCAGCAAACAGAAAAAGCTCCATAATGCAGCTAAGAATATGGAGCATCGAATTGAAGCACTTGGAGATGTAACGCCACCGGAAGACTTGCGTAGCGTTCAATTTCGACAAAGTAAAGCGTTAGAGCTTCACAACCCGTATCCTATTATGGGAAGAGAGATCAGTAAGAAGCTTGGAGATAAGGATATTTTCGAGGGAGCATCATTTCAATTTCCTCTTGGAGCCAAAATTGCTATCACTGGAGCAAATGGAGCAGGTAAGACCACTCTGTTTCGCCTAATACTAGAGGGAGATGAGGGCATTACTTTATCTCCAAAAGTAAAGATCGGCTACTTTGCACAAAATGCCTATAAGTATAGGCAAGATCAAAGTGTCATGGAGTTTATGCTAGAAAGCTCAGACTACCATGCTTCTGAGATACTCTCTGCTCTAGTATCGATGGGATTTTCACATCAGGATGGCAAGAAAAAGCTTGCTAATTTAAGCGGGGGAGAAATGATTAAGCTGCAGCTTACAAAAATCCTTCTAGGTCAATATAATATCTTGCTTCTAGATGAACCAAGCAATTTCCTTGATCTCATGGTGATAGAAGCGCTAGAAAATATGATGAAGGAGTATAAGGGAACGATTATTTTTATTACACATGATGCTCGTCTGGTGGATCATGTAGCGGATGTAGTCTTTGAAATTAAGGATAAACAGATATTGAGGAAGAGATAA